From a region of the Sminthopsis crassicaudata isolate SCR6 chromosome 6, ASM4859323v1, whole genome shotgun sequence genome:
- the LOC141547552 gene encoding olfactory receptor 5B21-like produces the protein MIHFPNNIHEEQNRGGKVISYNGCAAQMFFFSSFVTTEIYLLAVMAYDRHTAVCRPLHYTTIMTSSACTYLTIIAHISGFFNSAIVTGQTFSLSFCGSNVVHHFFCDIPPLLALSCSDVHINEVILFILGGFTATFGLLFICISYSFIFVAILKIQSTEGRQKAFSTCASHLSVVSIFYGTVIFMYLQPNSNHSMDKDKVTSIFYTMIIPMLNPLVYTMRNKEIHVAFRKALWGKRLLKA, from the exons ATGATTCATTTCCCAAATAATATCCATGAAGAACAGAACAGAG GGGGCAAGGTCATTTCCTACAATGGATGTGCTGCACAAATGTTCTTCTTTTCAAGCTTTGTCACTACTGAAATTTATCTCCTGGCTGTTATGGCCTATGATCGCCACACAGCTGTGTGTAGGCCCCTACATTATACCACCATCATGACATCGAGTGCATGTACTTATCTGACCATTATTGCACACATCAGTGGATTTTTTAATTCCGCTATTGTCACTGGACAGACCTTTAGCCTTTCCTTCTGTGGATCCAATGTTGTCCATCACTTCTTCTGTGACATCCCTCCTCTCCTCGCTCTCTCCTGCTCTGATGTACACATCAATGAAGTGATACTCTTTATCTTAGGAGGATTCACTGCTACCTTTGGACTTTTATTTATCTGCATTTCCTATTCATTCATCTTTGTGGCCATCCTGAAGATCCAATCTACTGAGGGCCGCCAGAAAGCCTTCTCCACCTGTGCTTCTCACCTCTCTGTGGTGTCCATTTTTTATGGGACAGTCATCTTTATGTACTTACAACCCAACTCTAACCATTCTATGGACAAAGACAAAGTGACTTCGATCTTCTACACCATGATCATTCCCATGTTGAACCCTTTAGTCTATACCATGAGGAATAAAGAGATTCATGTGGCTTTCAGGAAAGCTTTATGGGGGAAAAGACTTCTTAAGGCTTAG